In Gopherus flavomarginatus isolate rGopFla2 chromosome 1, rGopFla2.mat.asm, whole genome shotgun sequence, a single genomic region encodes these proteins:
- the LOC127047042 gene encoding C-type lectin domain family 2 member L-like produces MSQSRGDAVIGGGSPPASSGCLPGLCSNIWLWRCTTGILAVVVVLILCIHLAVNSSSGKGSYGSPPPEACPADWLYHQRKCYYFSETEKDWDSSWTFCSSHNSSLTVIENQQELNFIMKITKQDPWIGLHKTGEEFHWINGTPLDRNLLAVKGSGECAYIESDVVSSSGCSLTRGWVCKKTS; encoded by the exons ATGAGCCAAAGCAGGGGAGACGCAGTAATAGGAGGGGGGTCGCCCCCCGCTTCCTCTGGGTGCCTGCCAG GGCTCTGCTCAAATATTTGGCTCTGGAGGTGCACTACAGGGATTCTTGCTGTTGTTGTGGTTTTGATCTTGTGTATTCACCTTG cgGTAAATAGCTCATCCGGGAAAGGTTCTTATGGCTCTCCTCCTCCGGAAGCCTGCCCTGCTGACTGGCTGTACCACCAAAGGAAATGTTACTACTTCTCTGAGACAGAAAAGGACTGGGATTCCAGTTGGACCTTTTGTTCCTCACACAACAGCTCCTTGACTGTAATTGAAAACCAGCAGGAACTG AACTTTATAATGAAAATAACAAAGCAAGATCCGTGGATTGGACTTCACAAGACAGGAGAAGAATTCCATTGGATAAACGGGACTCCATTAGATAGAAATCT GTTGGCAGTAAAGGGTTCTGGAGAATGTGCCTATATTGAATCAGATGTGGTCTCCAGTTCTGGATGCTCATTAACCAGGGGTTGGGTCTGTAAAAAAACCTCTTAG